One genomic segment of Bacilli bacterium includes these proteins:
- a CDS encoding sensor histidine kinase, producing GVLIYSVYDMANRLNHLIQYRYTMEIKQKEAQLRILYQQINPHLLYNTLESIYWKSSLEGHSEAAEMIKELAKLMRIGLSRGRELITLREEMEHASAYARLQQKRYESGFRIHFRIESDTLDNLIPKITLQPLIENAIVHGVRNMGEDGEIVVSAEAADHKVIIRVEDNGYKAVDYAAIDQMLNGENAAPPLGYGLRNVHERIRLHFGAEYGLRFAPREQGGTVVTITLPECREEPPSYAG from the coding sequence CGGCGTGCTGATTTATTCCGTTTATGATATGGCCAATCGTCTGAACCACTTGATTCAGTACCGGTACACGATGGAAATCAAACAAAAAGAAGCGCAATTGCGGATATTGTACCAACAGATCAATCCGCACCTGCTTTACAACACATTGGAGAGCATCTATTGGAAAAGCTCGCTGGAAGGGCATTCGGAAGCGGCCGAGATGATCAAGGAATTGGCCAAGTTGATGCGGATCGGATTAAGCCGCGGGAGAGAATTGATCACCCTGCGGGAGGAAATGGAACATGCTTCGGCTTATGCCCGGCTGCAGCAAAAAAGGTATGAATCCGGTTTTCGCATCCATTTTCGCATTGAAAGCGACACGCTGGACAACCTCATTCCCAAAATTACGCTGCAGCCCTTGATAGAAAACGCCATTGTCCACGGTGTGCGCAACATGGGAGAGGATGGAGAAATTGTCGTATCCGCCGAGGCGGCGGATCATAAGGTGATCATACGCGTCGAAGACAACGGGTATAAAGCGGTTGATTACGCGGCAATCGATCAGATGCTGAACGGGGAAAACGCCGCTCCCCCGCTCGGCTACGGGCTGCGAAACGTCCATGAACGCATTCGGCTGCATTTTGGCGCCGAATACGGACTGCGCTTCGCTCCGCGAGAGCAGGGCGGCACCGTGGTAACAATCACTTTGCCCGAATGCCGGGAAGAGCCGCCATCCTATGCCGGGTAA
- a CDS encoding response regulator, with translation MYNILIVDDEPLICKGLSNLLSSAGLDIENVFTAYSGHEALDYLRMEDIDLLVTDIQMGVMSGIELMHQAKIIKPWVQTIIISAHETFQYAQLAIRLGAKDYIIKPIQGDQFLDSVRNVLLKMEKNHLDQEQLLAKLRQDFHMDEPPPAIMEVLRRLMNDPANFADFALLKERYQIDLSGPYFSVIKVRLDLARDSEGHELTDRDRALLRYASLNIINELLEKEWSHCAFYSADREISIIIQWNENNFQEQGGSKINHLDMIGRSVHHNISRYLGVSCVVGISQILKGREFLGVLNEQARKAIDWNREHNDHNVFYYGDFNLRLYADDPTSEELSAQNNTIVREAKEYIDRNYMQKGLTLQEVAQKKHVSPNYLSYLFKKYTGYNVWEYVIKQRMEESKRLLMNTDLRRYEIAEKVGYESPEHFSKIFKKYFGVSPSDMKK, from the coding sequence GTGTACAATATTTTGATCGTGGATGACGAACCGTTGATCTGCAAAGGATTGAGCAATCTTCTTTCGTCCGCGGGACTCGATATCGAAAACGTATTTACCGCCTATAGCGGGCACGAAGCGCTCGATTATTTGCGGATGGAAGATATCGATCTGCTTGTGACGGATATCCAGATGGGCGTAATGAGCGGGATCGAATTGATGCACCAGGCGAAAATCATCAAGCCGTGGGTGCAAACGATTATCATTTCGGCCCATGAGACGTTTCAGTATGCGCAACTGGCCATTCGTTTGGGCGCAAAGGACTATATCATCAAGCCGATACAAGGCGACCAATTTCTCGATTCCGTGCGAAACGTGCTGCTTAAAATGGAAAAAAACCATTTGGATCAGGAACAATTGCTGGCGAAGCTGCGCCAGGATTTTCACATGGACGAGCCGCCGCCCGCGATCATGGAAGTGTTGCGCAGGCTGATGAACGATCCGGCGAATTTCGCGGACTTCGCCCTCTTAAAGGAGCGTTATCAGATTGATTTGTCGGGCCCATATTTTTCCGTTATCAAAGTAAGGCTGGATCTTGCGCGCGATTCGGAGGGCCACGAACTCACCGATCGGGACCGCGCCCTTTTGCGGTACGCTTCTTTGAATATTATCAACGAGCTATTGGAAAAAGAATGGAGCCATTGCGCTTTTTATTCCGCGGATCGGGAAATCAGCATCATCATCCAATGGAACGAAAACAATTTCCAGGAACAAGGCGGCAGCAAAATCAATCATCTCGACATGATCGGCCGCAGCGTTCACCACAACATCAGTCGCTACCTCGGGGTTTCCTGCGTGGTGGGAATCAGTCAAATCCTAAAGGGGCGCGAATTTCTGGGCGTTTTGAATGAGCAGGCCCGCAAAGCGATCGATTGGAACCGGGAACATAACGATCATAACGTGTTTTACTATGGCGATTTCAACTTGCGCTTGTATGCCGATGATCCCACTTCCGAGGAACTGTCCGCCCAAAACAACACGATCGTGCGGGAGGCGAAGGAATACATCGACCGCAACTATATGCAAAAAGGGCTGACGTTGCAGGAAGTGGCGCAAAAAAAGCATGTAAGCCCGAATTACCTGAGTTACTTGTTCAAAAAATACACCGGTTACAATGTGTGGGAATACGTCATCAAGCAGCGGATGGAAGAAAGCAAGCGGCTGCTGATGAACACGGACCTGAGACGGTATGAAATCGCGGAAAAAGTCGGCTACGAATCACCGGAGCATTTCAGCAAAATATTCAAAAAATATTTCGGCGTAAGCCCGAGCGACATGAAGAAGTAA
- a CDS encoding sugar ABC transporter permease has product MNQTTVPVRALDTGPRRSAGRWKKHFWGYMFILPAAVIFILFLWTPIVKGLIYSFYHVDFVKGNEFVGLANYRTVLHDLDVWIAVRNTLYYMLLCVIIGFWVPIVFAIAISELRRFQGFVRVAAYLPYVVPAVVLYGLWRWLYDPIGPINAFLMNIGLNQINFMTDTKWSMISLVIMETWQQFGSAMLIYLAGILSIPRDWYEAAEIDGAGVWQRIRYITLPSMRNLIALLFILQLIATSQGYLSQYAMLDGGPNKATLTYALLIVKYAFSRLDYGSASVLGCLMFLVLSGLAIAQYRLSGRKETD; this is encoded by the coding sequence ATGAACCAAACCACTGTTCCAGTCCGCGCGCTGGACACAGGACCCAGGCGGTCGGCCGGCAGATGGAAAAAGCACTTTTGGGGCTACATGTTTATTCTGCCGGCGGCCGTAATTTTTATTTTGTTTTTATGGACGCCAATCGTCAAAGGGCTGATCTACAGCTTTTACCATGTGGATTTTGTCAAAGGCAATGAATTTGTCGGTTTGGCCAATTACAGAACGGTTCTGCACGATCTGGACGTGTGGATCGCCGTGCGCAACACGCTGTACTATATGTTGCTGTGTGTGATCATTGGTTTTTGGGTGCCGATCGTGTTCGCCATCGCGATTTCCGAGCTCAGGCGGTTCCAGGGATTCGTCCGGGTTGCCGCCTATTTGCCATATGTGGTGCCCGCCGTCGTTCTATACGGCTTGTGGCGATGGCTGTACGACCCGATCGGGCCGATCAACGCGTTTTTGATGAACATCGGATTGAATCAAATCAACTTTATGACGGATACGAAGTGGTCGATGATTTCGCTCGTCATCATGGAGACGTGGCAGCAATTCGGGTCGGCCATGCTGATATATTTGGCCGGGATATTAAGCATCCCGCGCGATTGGTATGAAGCGGCGGAAATCGACGGAGCGGGCGTGTGGCAGCGGATTCGCTACATTACGCTGCCTTCGATGCGCAATCTGATTGCGCTTCTGTTCATTTTGCAATTGATTGCGACCTCGCAGGGATACTTGTCGCAGTACGCCATGCTGGACGGCGGCCCAAACAAGGCAACCCTGACATATGCCCTGCTGATTGTGAAATATGCCTTCAGCAGACTGGATTACGGCTCGGCGTCGGTGCTCGGCTGTCTGATGTTCCTCGTGTTAAGCGGATTGGCGATTGCGCAATACCGGCTGTCCGGAAGAAAGGAGACCGATTGA
- a CDS encoding carbohydrate ABC transporter permease: protein MKNVERGILSAHDLRKPVNKLVYALMILVITVMVCTMVYPILSTFLNGFKGRVEVNSFPPHLIPVEWHPDNFGQGWHYIDLVLFLRNTLYIFAGDMVVTVLVLGLASFSLSRLNVPYRRAIHFFFLTTLFIPPTTYIIPNFVNLNDLGLMNSFAALWLPAGANAFFLLLLKSFFDSINMELFESARIDGASELKCFWQIALPLSVPIFATLAIFVFSTAWNDWFWPSLIMHSDDKYPLATAIYKYVIQARRLDLNIRFAILSMVMVPPIAVFLLFQKFIIRGLHLGSVKG from the coding sequence ATGAAGAACGTCGAACGGGGCATTTTATCCGCGCATGATTTGCGCAAACCGGTCAACAAGCTCGTCTATGCGCTGATGATTCTGGTCATCACGGTCATGGTGTGCACGATGGTTTATCCGATCCTCTCCACGTTTTTGAACGGTTTCAAGGGCAGGGTGGAGGTGAACTCGTTTCCGCCGCACCTGATTCCGGTCGAGTGGCATCCGGACAATTTCGGCCAAGGTTGGCATTACATCGATTTGGTCCTGTTTTTGCGAAATACCCTGTATATTTTTGCGGGAGACATGGTGGTGACCGTTCTCGTTCTGGGTCTGGCTTCCTTCAGTTTGTCGCGGCTAAATGTGCCTTATCGCCGGGCGATTCATTTTTTCTTTCTGACGACGCTGTTTATCCCGCCCACAACCTATATCATTCCGAACTTCGTCAATCTCAACGATCTGGGGCTGATGAACTCGTTCGCCGCTTTATGGCTGCCCGCGGGAGCCAACGCCTTCTTCCTGCTTCTGCTGAAAAGTTTTTTTGACAGCATCAATATGGAACTGTTCGAATCCGCCAGGATTGACGGCGCGTCCGAATTGAAATGCTTTTGGCAAATCGCCTTGCCGCTGTCGGTGCCGATTTTTGCCACATTGGCGATCTTCGTGTTTTCGACGGCGTGGAACGACTGGTTCTGGCCCTCGCTCATCATGCACAGCGACGATAAATATCCGTTGGCGACGGCCATTTACAAATACGTCATTCAGGCGCGCCGGCTGGACTTGAACATCCGCTTCGCGATTTTGTCGATGGTGATGGTTCCGCCGATTGCGGTTTTTCTGCTCTTTCAGAAATTCATCATCCGCGGCCTCCATTTGGGCAGCGTCAAGGGGTGA
- a CDS encoding extracellular solute-binding protein, with the protein MRKIAIIFVCLMVFGLALAGCGGSQKEAADNTSQSTAQPEGQAQEKADDASNKKITISIYYPTPDQPERRALEDDKIRRFQEKYPNVEIIKSDWQYNPNEIGIKMGANEAPTLFNTYATEGKFLAEKGWAADITDLFNSYEHKDDMNPILQNQFIIDGKVYGIAQQGYVTGTVVNKKMLEEKGVPVPPYDWTWEDVLNTAKAVADPAKGISGIAPMGKGNEAGWNWTNFLFEAGGEIQKVEGGKVVAIFNSDAGVKALDFYHRLRWEAQAIPQDWALGWGDAVGAFAQGRTAMVIAGPDGPVDQALNQGGLKPEDVLVYPMPAAEKGGKHTGVLGGDFLVINPNATKEEQEMAFRYATFDYFSDKGLQSLEENIQARKKDNKYFVPPTIQYYKDDSPYGQKVRDLYAKYDNVYQYDPAIMGLLDGKPEAQFNTQDYYATMTNVIQEVFSKKDVDLKAQLDAAAKLVQEKFYDPIKVQ; encoded by the coding sequence ATGAGGAAGATTGCTATCATTTTTGTTTGTCTGATGGTGTTTGGTTTGGCGTTGGCCGGCTGCGGCGGCTCGCAAAAAGAAGCGGCGGACAACACCAGCCAGAGCACGGCGCAGCCGGAAGGTCAGGCGCAAGAAAAAGCGGATGACGCAAGCAACAAGAAAATTACAATCAGCATCTACTATCCGACACCCGACCAACCGGAGAGACGCGCTCTGGAGGACGACAAAATCAGACGTTTCCAGGAAAAATATCCGAACGTGGAGATTATTAAGAGCGACTGGCAGTACAACCCGAACGAAATCGGGATCAAAATGGGAGCGAACGAAGCTCCGACCCTGTTCAACACATATGCGACCGAAGGCAAGTTTTTGGCGGAAAAAGGCTGGGCCGCCGACATCACCGATTTGTTCAACAGCTACGAACATAAAGACGACATGAACCCGATTCTGCAAAACCAGTTTATCATTGACGGCAAAGTATACGGAATCGCGCAGCAAGGTTACGTGACCGGAACAGTGGTCAACAAAAAGATGCTCGAAGAAAAAGGGGTTCCGGTGCCGCCGTATGATTGGACCTGGGAAGATGTGCTGAATACGGCGAAAGCGGTAGCCGATCCGGCGAAGGGCATTTCCGGAATAGCGCCGATGGGCAAAGGCAACGAAGCCGGCTGGAACTGGACGAATTTCCTCTTTGAAGCGGGCGGGGAAATCCAGAAGGTCGAAGGCGGCAAAGTGGTAGCGATTTTCAATTCGGATGCGGGCGTCAAAGCGCTTGACTTCTACCACAGACTGCGTTGGGAAGCCCAGGCGATTCCGCAAGACTGGGCGCTCGGTTGGGGCGACGCGGTCGGCGCCTTCGCGCAAGGCAGGACGGCCATGGTAATCGCGGGTCCGGACGGTCCGGTTGACCAGGCGTTGAATCAGGGCGGTCTGAAGCCGGAGGATGTGCTCGTTTATCCGATGCCGGCGGCGGAAAAAGGCGGCAAACATACCGGCGTGCTCGGCGGCGATTTCCTTGTCATCAATCCGAACGCCACCAAAGAAGAGCAGGAAATGGCGTTCCGTTACGCGACGTTCGACTATTTCTCGGATAAAGGGCTGCAATCTCTCGAAGAGAACATTCAGGCGCGCAAGAAAGACAACAAATATTTCGTTCCGCCGACCATTCAGTACTACAAGGATGATTCTCCTTACGGACAAAAAGTGAGAGACCTTTACGCGAAATACGACAATGTCTATCAATACGATCCCGCCATTATGGGTCTGCTCGACGGCAAGCCGGAAGCGCAGTTCAATACGCAGGACTATTACGCGACGATGACCAATGTCATTCAGGAAGTTTTCTCCAAGAAAGACGTCGACCTGAAAGCGCAGCTGGACGCGGCGGCCAAACTGGTGCAGGAGAAATTCTACGATCCGATCAAAGTACAGTAA